One genomic segment of Arcobacter porcinus includes these proteins:
- the pstA gene encoding phosphate ABC transporter permease PstA, giving the protein MIKIKKKNKKQNIFYDPTLKRRHASSKRFKKFTLTSLIFSIAFLAFFLFDMFTKALPAFNVAYVKVDITFNEKSLDDTRFAVERDLRTIVSRAALRDLPSMLKENPEYMNTTQNLWILANHQVDQYLKKHNNNLKEKEILLVEELKAKSLIKKKFNTVFFTNGDSKIPENAGFLSSIIGSILTLFITMIIAFPIGVMTAIYLEEFAGDNKFTRFIEININNLAAIPSILFGLLGLAIFINLFGMPRSSPLVGGLTLALMTLPIIIVSSRAALRAVPDSIRQAGYGLGLNKIQVTKDHVLPLAFPGIMTGSIIGLAQAMGETAPLIIIGMIAFIPDAPAMVTSAATVMPAQIFTWAGMPEGMYIEKTAAGILVLLSILISLNAVAIYLRKKLEVKW; this is encoded by the coding sequence ATGATAAAAATAAAAAAGAAAAACAAAAAACAAAATATATTTTATGATCCAACTCTAAAAAGAAGACATGCTAGTTCTAAAAGATTTAAGAAGTTTACTCTTACTTCATTGATCTTTTCAATAGCTTTTTTGGCATTTTTCCTTTTTGATATGTTTACAAAAGCTCTACCTGCATTTAATGTAGCTTATGTAAAAGTTGATATTACTTTTAATGAAAAATCTTTAGATGATACAAGATTTGCAGTAGAAAGAGACTTAAGAACAATAGTTTCAAGAGCTGCTTTAAGAGATCTTCCAAGTATGTTAAAAGAGAATCCAGAGTATATGAATACAACTCAAAACTTATGGATTTTAGCAAATCATCAAGTTGATCAATATTTAAAGAAGCATAATAATAATTTAAAAGAAAAAGAGATTTTACTTGTTGAAGAGTTAAAAGCAAAATCTTTAATTAAAAAGAAGTTTAATACTGTTTTCTTTACAAATGGAGATTCAAAAATTCCTGAAAATGCAGGGTTTTTATCAAGTATTATTGGATCTATTTTAACTCTATTTATAACTATGATTATTGCATTTCCAATTGGAGTTATGACAGCTATTTATCTTGAGGAGTTTGCAGGTGATAATAAGTTTACAAGATTTATAGAGATAAATATAAATAACCTTGCAGCTATTCCATCTATTTTATTTGGACTTTTAGGACTTGCAATATTTATAAATCTTTTTGGAATGCCAAGAAGTTCTCCTTTGGTTGGAGGATTGACTTTAGCACTTATGACTTTACCAATTATAATAGTTAGTTCAAGAGCAGCTTTAAGAGCTGTTCCAGATAGTATTAGACAAGCTGGATATGGTTTGGGATTAAATAAAATTCAAGTAACAAAAGATCATGTTTTACCTTTAGCATTTCCAGGAATTATGACAGGATCAATTATTGGTTTAGCACAAGCTATGGGAGAAACTGCACCATTGATTATTATTGGAATGATTGCATTTATTCCAGATGCACCAGCTATGGTAACAAGTGCTGCAACAGTTATGCCAGCACAAATATTTACTTGGGCTGGAATGCCTGAGGGAATGTATATTGAAAAAACAGCAGCAGGTATTTTAGTTTTATTATCAATTTTAATATCACTAAATGCAGTTGCAATTTATCTTAGAAAAAAACTTGAAGTAAAATGGTAA
- the pstB gene encoding phosphate ABC transporter ATP-binding protein PstB, which translates to MNSNNKTKIDVKNLNLYYGSNQALYDINVNLYQNKITALIGPSGCGKSTFLRCINRMNDLINSVKIDGKIVIDKKNIYDKDVDEVSVRKRVGMVFQQPNPFPKSIYDNVSYAPLKHGMVRKGSQCDELVESSLVQAGLWNEVKDKLTTPGTSLSGGQQQRLCIARTIAIKPEVILMDEPTSALDPISTEKIEALMLELKQNYTIITVTHNMQQAARVADYTAFFHLGKLIEYDETETIFVNPSNKKTEDYITGRFG; encoded by the coding sequence ATGAATAGTAATAATAAAACAAAAATTGATGTAAAAAACTTAAATCTATATTATGGTTCAAATCAAGCACTTTATGATATTAATGTAAATTTGTATCAAAATAAAATTACAGCTTTGATTGGACCTTCTGGATGTGGAAAATCAACATTTTTAAGATGTATAAATAGAATGAATGATTTAATAAATAGTGTAAAAATTGATGGAAAAATTGTAATTGATAAGAAAAATATCTATGATAAAGATGTTGATGAGGTAAGTGTTAGAAAAAGAGTAGGAATGGTATTTCAACAGCCAAACCCTTTTCCAAAATCTATTTATGATAATGTTTCTTATGCTCCATTAAAACACGGAATGGTAAGAAAAGGTTCACAATGTGATGAGTTGGTTGAAAGCTCTTTAGTTCAAGCTGGACTTTGGAATGAAGTAAAAGATAAATTAACAACTCCAGGAACTTCACTTTCAGGTGGACAGCAACAAAGACTTTGTATTGCAAGAACAATTGCAATAAAACCAGAGGTTATTTTAATGGATGAACCAACTTCTGCACTTGATCCAATTAGTACAGAAAAAATTGAAGCTTTGATGCTTGAATTAAAACAAAATTATACAATTATAACAGTTACTCATAATATGCAACAAGCAGCTAGGGTTGCTGATTATACAGCATTTTTTCACTTAGGAAAACTAATTGAATATGATGAAACAGAGACAATTTTTGTTAATCCTAGCAATAAAAAAACAGAAGATTATATTACAGGGAGATTTGGATAA
- a CDS encoding phosphate signaling complex PhoU family protein — MLKPYEEKLIRIKQEIKQISVDVIGSLEFCLKALSEKKIEELSKLEISEKKTLIRSNEIDNIIVGTLALYSPEAKDLRRLVSFLKITNEFVRTAANTKDFAKMFRKSYSNDLDTAIILEYAIPLLKSALLSLQTACLIIDEKEPKQIEQMYQRVTVEESKTDDLYSMVEKNILKLITKNLDLSKEYFDILSSLRRLEKIADRSLSIARLLQFAQVGGDIEQS, encoded by the coding sequence ATGTTAAAACCATATGAAGAAAAACTAATTAGAATAAAACAAGAGATAAAACAGATAAGTGTAGATGTAATTGGTTCTTTAGAGTTTTGTTTAAAAGCTTTAAGTGAGAAAAAAATTGAAGAGTTAAGTAAACTTGAAATAAGTGAGAAAAAAACTTTAATAAGATCAAATGAGATTGATAATATTATTGTTGGAACTTTGGCACTTTATTCACCTGAAGCAAAAGATTTAAGAAGATTAGTCTCTTTTTTGAAAATCACAAATGAGTTTGTAAGAACTGCTGCAAATACGAAAGATTTTGCAAAAATGTTTAGAAAATCATATTCAAATGATTTAGATACAGCTATAATATTGGAGTATGCAATTCCACTTTTGAAATCAGCATTACTATCTTTACAAACAGCTTGTCTAATAATAGATGAAAAAGAGCCAAAACAGATAGAACAAATGTATCAAAGAGTGACAGTTGAAGAGAGTAAAACGGATGATCTATACTCAATGGTAGAGAAAAATATTTTAAAACTAATCACAAAAAACTTAGATTTATCAAAAGAGTATTTTGATATTTTAAGTTCTTTAAGAAGATTAGAAAAAATAGCAGATAGATCTTTAAGTATTGCAAGATTATTGCAATTTGCACAGGTTGGTGGAGATATTGAACAATCATAA
- a CDS encoding phosphate-starvation-inducible PsiE family protein, with product MNNHKERESFYIRHFRKALRRISKYFSTNFEVLVAVIVFATIIIAKYDFYKAIILMLEFIVIMEVIKMISDFIKKETLRLRYVLDIFIIFLVREVIILSTNKNKEHFDILFMLVVISVFFIFRILAIKFSPENEKKNEIKDKKTLKEEKTEEIIQNEK from the coding sequence TTGAACAATCATAAAGAAAGAGAATCTTTTTATATAAGACATTTTAGGAAAGCACTAAGACGAATCTCAAAATATTTTAGTACAAATTTTGAAGTCTTAGTTGCTGTGATAGTTTTTGCAACTATAATTATTGCAAAGTATGATTTTTATAAAGCAATTATTCTTATGCTTGAATTTATTGTTATTATGGAAGTTATAAAGATGATTTCTGATTTTATTAAGAAAGAGACATTAAGACTTAGATATGTTCTTGATATTTTTATTATTTTCTTAGTAAGAGAAGTAATTATTCTATCTACAAATAAAAACAAAGAGCATTTTGATATATTATTTATGTTAGTTGTTATATCTGTATTTTTTATTTTTAGAATTTTAGCTATCAAGTTTTCACCAGAAAATGAGAAGAAAAATGAGATAAAAGATAAAAAAACTTTAAAAGAAGAAAAAACAGAAGAGATCATTCAAAATGAAAAATAA
- a CDS encoding response regulator transcription factor, protein MKNKLILIIEDEEDMLELLEYTLQKEGYETIGFLSINENVNKILEEEKIDLILMDRNLPGVEGTSFINSIKKDGYQIPVIYVTAKDKDEDILDGFESYADDYITKPFNIKELCARVKAVIKRTSNESESIKIRDILYKSSNKSFYIQEKRVNLSQLETKLLLEFIKNQNILLSREYLLENIWQDSLDKQEKTVNVAIKRLKDKIDPDGEKDYIKAIRGEGYIFC, encoded by the coding sequence ATGAAAAATAAATTAATCTTAATTATTGAAGATGAAGAAGATATGTTGGAACTTTTGGAGTATACTTTACAAAAAGAGGGATATGAAACTATTGGATTTTTATCAATAAATGAGAATGTAAATAAAATATTAGAAGAAGAAAAAATTGATTTGATTTTAATGGATAGAAATCTTCCAGGAGTTGAAGGTACATCTTTTATAAATAGTATAAAAAAAGATGGTTATCAAATACCTGTTATTTATGTAACTGCAAAAGATAAAGATGAAGATATTCTAGATGGTTTTGAGTCTTATGCAGATGATTATATTACTAAACCATTTAATATTAAAGAGCTTTGTGCAAGAGTAAAAGCTGTTATAAAAAGAACTTCAAATGAAAGTGAAAGTATAAAAATAAGAGATATTTTATATAAATCTTCAAATAAATCTTTCTATATTCAAGAAAAAAGAGTAAATCTAAGCCAATTAGAGACAAAGCTTCTTTTGGAGTTTATAAAAAACCAAAACATTCTTTTAAGTAGAGAATATTTACTTGAAAATATATGGCAAGACTCATTGGATAAACAAGAAAAGACTGTAAATGTGGCTATTAAAAGATTAAAAGATAAAATAGATCCAGATGGTGAAAAAGATTATATAAAAGCAATTCGTGGAGAAGGATATATTTTTTGTTAA
- a CDS encoding HAMP domain-containing sensor histidine kinase, protein MLKIHQLFLRTYLVTFFAIFATLSIVIYFWAKSFYVNEIEKNLIQNIKVLSILMEKSKDIDSVLDLVNNLSSKLEVRVSIIDKDGNVIAESHKKVEEIKENHLNRIEIIQAINFEIGKQTRVSQTLSKEYLYVAKKVYINNEMYILRIADDTSKIIDNFIQLSIEIFIYMALFLTISFMISYFISLRIKKEIDSILDFLENLGNAKDNEPFQSNFTYEFNRITKILNKVSSKLQVKAKEKAKYTAKLKFANRQKDDIISAISHEFKNPIAVIKGYSQTLINDPELPNDMRNKFLNKIIFNSDKLSKIIDKLRLSIKLRDKDSSLDIRDFYIKNILENILGDLKVKYKDRKILLKGENIKVKADETLFTIVISNLMENALKYSFEDVIVEFDENSISIIDKGVGIDVSELEKVKKKYYRVSHNNWNNSLGLGLYIVQTIVSLHGFTLDIESKKMEGSKFTIRYY, encoded by the coding sequence TTGTTAAAAATACATCAGCTCTTTTTACGAACTTATCTTGTAACTTTTTTTGCAATATTTGCAACTTTATCAATAGTTATATACTTTTGGGCAAAAAGTTTTTATGTAAATGAGATTGAGAAAAATTTAATACAAAACATAAAAGTATTATCGATTTTGATGGAGAAATCAAAAGATATTGATTCTGTTTTAGATCTTGTAAATAATCTTAGCTCAAAACTTGAAGTAAGAGTGTCAATTATTGATAAAGATGGTAATGTAATAGCTGAAAGTCATAAAAAAGTAGAAGAGATAAAAGAGAATCATCTAAATAGAATTGAAATAATCCAAGCAATAAATTTTGAAATAGGTAAGCAAACAAGAGTTTCACAAACACTTTCAAAAGAGTATTTATATGTTGCAAAAAAAGTTTATATAAATAATGAAATGTATATTTTAAGAATTGCAGATGATACAAGTAAAATTATAGATAATTTTATTCAATTATCTATTGAGATTTTTATATATATGGCACTTTTTTTGACTATTAGTTTTATGATTAGTTATTTTATAAGTCTTAGAATAAAAAAAGAGATAGATTCTATTTTAGACTTTTTAGAAAATCTTGGAAATGCTAAAGATAATGAACCTTTTCAATCAAATTTCACATATGAATTTAATAGAATTACAAAGATTTTAAATAAAGTATCATCAAAACTTCAAGTAAAAGCAAAAGAAAAAGCTAAATATACAGCTAAATTAAAATTTGCTAATAGACAAAAAGATGATATTATTTCTGCTATTTCACATGAATTCAAAAACCCAATAGCAGTAATAAAAGGTTATAGTCAAACACTTATAAACGATCCAGAGCTTCCAAATGATATGAGAAATAAGTTTCTAAATAAGATTATTTTTAATTCTGATAAATTAAGTAAAATTATTGATAAATTAAGATTAAGTATAAAATTAAGAGATAAAGATAGCAGTTTAGATATTAGAGATTTTTATATTAAAAATATTTTAGAAAATATTTTAGGCGATTTAAAAGTAAAATATAAAGATAGAAAAATATTACTCAAAGGTGAAAATATCAAAGTAAAAGCAGATGAAACTCTTTTTACAATAGTTATTTCAAATCTTATGGAGAATGCTTTAAAATACTCATTTGAAGATGTTATTGTAGAGTTTGATGAGAATTCAATCTCTATTATTGATAAAGGTGTGGGAATAGATGTAAGTGAACTTGAAAAGGTTAAAAAGAAGTATTATAGAGTTTCTCATAATAACTGGAATAACTCTTTAGGATTAGGGCTTTATATTGTGCAGACAATTGTAAGTTTACATGGATTTACTTTGGATATTGAATCAAAAAAGATGGAAGGTTCTAAGTTTACTATTAGATATTATTAG
- the rpsU gene encoding 30S ribosomal protein S21, which translates to MPGIKVKETESFDEAYRRFKKQCDRNLIVTETRARRYFEPMTEIRKKQKISARKKMLKKLYMLRRYESRL; encoded by the coding sequence GTGCCAGGCATTAAAGTTAAAGAAACTGAGTCTTTTGACGAAGCGTACAGAAGATTTAAAAAACAATGTGACAGAAACCTAATCGTTACTGAAACTAGAGCAAGAAGATATTTTGAGCCAATGACGGAAATCAGAAAAAAACAAAAAATTTCTGCTAGAAAGAAAATGCTTAAAAAATTATATATGCTTAGAAGATACGAATCAAGACTGTAA
- the moaC gene encoding cyclic pyranopterin monophosphate synthase MoaC, with amino-acid sequence MKLTHLDDNNRPKMVDVTDKNDTKREAIASGIITMSKEAFDAIINNEIKKGPVLQTAVIAAIMGTKKTHELIPMCHPLLLTGINCEIEENASNNSFKLFVKAKLSGQTGVEMEALTGVSIGLLTIYDMVKAIDKSMVISNVQLERKSGGKSGDFVR; translated from the coding sequence TTGAAATTAACACATTTAGATGATAATAATAGACCAAAAATGGTTGATGTAACAGATAAAAATGATACAAAAAGAGAAGCTATTGCAAGTGGAATTATAACTATGAGCAAAGAAGCTTTTGATGCAATTATAAATAATGAAATAAAAAAAGGTCCAGTTTTACAAACAGCAGTAATTGCTGCTATTATGGGAACAAAAAAGACTCATGAATTAATACCAATGTGTCATCCATTATTACTTACAGGAATAAACTGTGAAATAGAAGAAAATGCTTCAAATAATAGTTTTAAACTTTTTGTAAAAGCAAAATTAAGTGGGCAAACAGGTGTTGAAATGGAAGCTTTAACAGGAGTTAGTATAGGACTTCTTACTATTTATGATATGGTAAAAGCTATTGATAAATCTATGGTTATTTCAAATGTTCAACTTGAAAGAAAAAGTGGTGGTAAAAGTGGAGATTTTGTAAGATGA
- a CDS encoding HP0495 family protein → MIDLSNKKLELNYPCSWEYKLVVLESCNIKKCVKEIVLEREHTIKTSKTSAKGKFKSYNLELIVHNEDDRVELFRLLGEHSDIKMVL, encoded by the coding sequence ATGATAGATTTAAGCAATAAAAAATTAGAACTAAATTATCCATGCTCTTGGGAGTATAAACTTGTTGTTCTAGAGAGTTGCAATATTAAAAAATGTGTAAAAGAGATAGTTTTAGAAAGAGAACACACTATTAAAACATCAAAAACTAGTGCAAAGGGTAAATTTAAAAGCTACAACTTAGAGCTTATTGTTCACAATGAGGATGATAGAGTTGAACTTTTTAGACTTCTTGGTGAGCATAGTGATATAAAAATGGTTTTATAA
- a CDS encoding YbgA family protein: MNLGVSSCLLGNMCRYDGHGAKDDFVFNSLKEYFNILPYCPENSIWSAPRDAIRQVSIDGEVKIFTSTKNPIDVTTILEEACEKMALKVCNDDLCGFVLKSASPSCGMERVKVYQPLNAPSIKNGVGIFAKKLKEKLPNLPIEEEGRLNDAWLRENFLMQVYVYSDLKNFLKKEKKISNLVEFHTSYKYLIYSKSQNSYKLLGKIVANSEKKDIEELYKDYENEFLKAIATKSTLNKTYNILLHIFGYFKKHITKEEKVDILESMYDFKNRVIPLISVIKIFNIYINRFDIVYLKNQKFLNPYPPKLALRSDLKAYK, translated from the coding sequence ATGAATTTGGGAGTTTCTTCTTGCTTATTAGGAAATATGTGCAGATATGATGGTCATGGTGCAAAGGATGATTTTGTATTTAATAGTTTAAAAGAGTATTTTAATATTTTGCCATATTGTCCTGAGAACTCTATTTGGAGTGCTCCAAGAGATGCTATTAGACAAGTTTCAATTGATGGTGAAGTTAAAATATTTACCTCAACTAAAAATCCAATAGATGTAACGACTATTTTAGAAGAAGCTTGTGAAAAGATGGCTTTAAAAGTTTGTAATGATGATTTGTGCGGATTTGTTTTAAAATCAGCATCTCCATCTTGTGGAATGGAGAGAGTTAAAGTTTATCAACCTTTAAATGCTCCTTCAATTAAAAATGGAGTTGGTATTTTTGCAAAAAAGTTAAAAGAAAAATTACCAAATCTTCCAATAGAAGAAGAGGGAAGGCTTAATGATGCTTGGCTTAGAGAAAACTTCTTAATGCAAGTTTACGTATATAGTGATTTAAAAAATTTCCTAAAAAAAGAGAAAAAAATCTCAAACTTAGTTGAGTTTCACACATCATATAAATATTTAATATACTCAAAATCACAAAACTCTTATAAGCTCTTGGGCAAAATTGTTGCAAATAGCGAAAAAAAAGATATTGAAGAGCTTTATAAAGATTATGAAAATGAATTTTTAAAAGCAATAGCTACAAAGTCAACATTAAATAAAACTTACAATATTCTACTTCATATTTTTGGATATTTCAAAAAACATATAACAAAAGAGGAAAAAGTTGATATTTTAGAGAGTATGTACGATTTTAAAAATAGAGTAATTCCACTTATTAGTGTGATTAAAATTTTTAATATCTATATAAACAGATTTGATATAGTTTATTTGAAAAATCAAAAATTTTTAAATCCATATCCACCAAAACTTGCACTTAGAAGTGATTTAAAGGCTTATAAATGA
- a CDS encoding cryptochrome/photolyase family protein: MRQVLWFRRDLRVVDSEILANAKGEVLPIFIFDKNILKNLPKDDKRVTFIYKTVLELKENLQKIGLDLAIFFDTPKNVFTKLKEYKFDEILASVDFDSYAKKRDEEIEKIIPLRRFLDSYFINPKDILKSDKTPYKVFTPFYNYLSPLHQSNHIKEFEVSKEIKKLDFDYSFTPSLDELGFEKQNLPNFLHKSADELIDIFSKKISNYQENRDFFYLDASSNLSVFLRFGLISPKMVFNRVKELKASKKEIDFFIRELIWREFYNYILYHFPKSQFENLNGINVNWNENEEDFKNWCEGNTGVAIIDASMKYLNETGLMHNRLRMVTSSYLTKNLLIDWRKGEEYFAKKLLDYEASSNIGSWQWAASTGVDAVPYFRVFNPYLQSKKFDSEALFIKSVLKELKDVEPKKIHTENALQEDIFLNYPRQIIGINYSRNRAIMEFKRANSE, encoded by the coding sequence ATGAGACAAGTTTTGTGGTTTCGAAGAGATTTAAGAGTAGTTGATAGTGAGATTTTAGCAAATGCAAAAGGTGAAGTCTTACCAATATTTATTTTTGATAAAAATATTTTAAAAAATCTTCCAAAAGATGATAAAAGAGTAACTTTTATCTATAAAACTGTTTTGGAATTAAAAGAGAATTTACAAAAAATAGGTCTTGATTTAGCAATATTTTTTGATACCCCAAAAAATGTCTTTACAAAATTAAAAGAGTACAAGTTTGATGAGATTTTAGCATCTGTTGATTTTGATTCTTATGCAAAAAAAAGAGATGAAGAGATTGAAAAAATAATACCTCTTAGAAGATTTTTGGACTCATATTTTATTAATCCAAAAGATATTTTAAAAAGTGATAAAACTCCATATAAAGTCTTTACTCCTTTTTATAACTATCTCTCACCACTTCATCAATCAAATCATATAAAAGAGTTTGAAGTTTCAAAAGAGATAAAAAAACTAGATTTTGATTATAGTTTTACTCCTAGCTTAGATGAATTGGGATTTGAAAAACAGAATTTACCAAATTTTTTACATAAAAGTGCAGATGAATTAATAGATATTTTTTCAAAAAAAATATCAAATTATCAAGAGAATAGAGACTTTTTTTATCTTGATGCAAGTTCAAATTTAAGTGTTTTTTTAAGATTTGGACTTATTTCACCTAAAATGGTTTTTAATAGAGTAAAAGAGTTAAAAGCTTCAAAAAAAGAGATAGATTTTTTTATAAGAGAGCTTATTTGGAGAGAGTTTTATAACTATATTTTATACCATTTTCCAAAATCGCAATTTGAAAATCTAAATGGTATTAATGTAAATTGGAATGAAAATGAAGAAGATTTTAAAAACTGGTGCGAAGGAAACACAGGAGTTGCAATAATTGATGCAAGTATGAAATACTTAAATGAAACAGGTCTTATGCATAACCGTTTAAGAATGGTTACCTCTTCATATCTTACAAAAAATCTTTTAATAGATTGGAGAAAAGGTGAAGAGTATTTTGCAAAAAAACTTCTTGATTATGAAGCAAGTTCAAATATAGGTTCATGGCAGTGGGCAGCTAGTACAGGAGTTGATGCTGTTCCATATTTTAGAGTTTTTAATCCATATTTACAATCAAAAAAATTTGATAGTGAAGCCTTATTTATAAAAAGCGTTTTAAAAGAGTTAAAAGATGTAGAGCCAAAAAAAATACACACAGAGAATGCTCTTCAAGAGGATATTTTTTTAAACTACCCAAGACAGATTATAGGAATAAATTATTCAAGAAATAGAGCAATAATGGAGTTTAAAAGGGCAAATAGTGAATAA
- a CDS encoding phytoene desaturase family protein, with amino-acid sequence MNKIDLAVIGSGIGGSLISLLNKDKDLVLFEKDKNLGGTASTFKRFGNYFNSGATTFVGYEDNHILKDIFDIANFTPDLIESSYAYRTIIDGKIIDRKCDFEEFLESLNTVFYHKNNRYFWQTLKDIDERFWRLKDIYFAKYSLNSYLKTLKTVEILFKEYKFFMFKSAKSFIKEVLGDISKEYEDFIDAQLQITLQSSSKDIPLLSFAIALSYPFHKIFYANGGMGKLFDDMLKDIDVKNSEEIKYIKKERDFYRLISNKNEYISSKVVLNTPVFECSEIFLDEDIKNYYKKFEFYDQSAFVIYLKIDSQKEFLNHYQIILKDTIPNSVSKSFFVSFSHKDDEKLSKNGYSVTISCHTKALFWSNLSKDEYETKKEFTKNFIIDELLKNISDIKIEDIKIEFCATSKTFKRYINRFNCGATPLNLKNIFKIPSSTTPFKNLYNIGDSVFAGQGWPGVALGVKVLNQNLI; translated from the coding sequence GTGAATAAAATTGATTTAGCTGTAATTGGAAGCGGAATTGGTGGAAGTTTAATCTCTCTTTTAAATAAAGATAAAGATTTAGTTCTATTTGAAAAAGATAAAAACCTAGGTGGAACTGCCTCAACTTTTAAAAGATTTGGAAACTATTTTAATAGTGGGGCTACAACTTTTGTTGGTTATGAGGATAATCACATTTTAAAAGATATATTTGATATTGCAAATTTTACCCCTGATTTAATAGAGAGTTCTTATGCATATAGAACTATTATAGATGGAAAAATTATTGATAGAAAATGTGATTTTGAAGAGTTTTTAGAGAGTTTAAACACGGTTTTTTATCATAAAAACAATAGATATTTTTGGCAAACTTTAAAAGATATTGATGAGAGATTTTGGAGATTAAAAGATATATATTTTGCAAAATATAGTTTAAATTCATATTTAAAAACTCTAAAAACAGTTGAGATACTTTTCAAAGAGTATAAATTTTTTATGTTTAAAAGTGCCAAAAGTTTTATAAAAGAGGTTTTAGGTGATATTTCAAAAGAGTATGAAGATTTTATAGATGCTCAACTTCAAATTACACTTCAATCAAGTTCAAAAGATATTCCACTTCTATCTTTTGCAATTGCTTTATCATACCCTTTTCATAAGATTTTTTATGCAAATGGTGGAATGGGAAAACTGTTTGATGATATGCTAAAAGATATAGATGTAAAAAATAGTGAAGAGATAAAATATATAAAAAAAGAGAGAGATTTTTATAGATTAATCTCTAATAAAAATGAGTATATATCTTCAAAAGTTGTTTTAAATACTCCTGTTTTTGAGTGTAGTGAAATTTTTTTAGATGAAGATATTAAAAATTACTATAAAAAATTTGAGTTTTATGATCAAAGTGCTTTTGTAATTTATTTAAAAATTGATTCACAAAAAGAGTTTTTAAATCACTATCAAATTATTTTAAAAGATACTATTCCAAATAGTGTATCAAAAAGTTTCTTTGTATCTTTTAGCCACAAAGATGATGAAAAACTATCAAAAAATGGTTACTCTGTTACAATTTCATGTCATACAAAGGCTCTATTTTGGAGTAATCTTTCAAAAGATGAGTATGAGACAAAAAAGGAGTTTACAAAAAACTTTATAATAGATGAGTTATTAAAAAATATTTCTGATATTAAAATAGAGGATATTAAAATAGAGTTTTGTGCTACAAGTAAGACATTTAAAAGATATATAAATAGATTTAATTGCGGAGCAACCCCTTTGAATCTTAAAAATATTTTTAAAATTCCAAGCTCAACAACTCCATTTAAAAATCTTTACAATATAGGAGATTCTGTTTTTGCTGGGCAAGGATGGCCTGGAGTTGCTTTAGGGGTTAAAGTTTTAAACCAAAACTTAATTTAG